One Paraburkholderia kururiensis DNA window includes the following coding sequences:
- a CDS encoding aldose epimerase: protein MPQFQQQDIIEIAHGASLLRVAPQAGGRLLSWHIDGQSAIYWPDDANWAEPARVRGGNPLLFPFLGRHRVDGEIGRWRSADGTVRNVPMHGFARDLPFAAQPDADGHGVRLTLTDSEATRVGYPFGFRFEATYRLVDAHTLDVVLTTTNTGTQTQPSLPYYAGHHFYFTLPHEQRAGTTLELPRTQRRHQLPDGTISAPEAGAQRYTLDEARIHDRFHCLDGTPDTPVRVIAPGLNRTITIDLRRPGSVPWYAVTTWTERPESDFYCVEPWLGLPDAIHNGLGLRWLAPGATEEAALRITVGALR from the coding sequence ATGCCCCAATTCCAGCAACAGGACATTATCGAGATCGCTCATGGCGCGTCGCTGCTGCGCGTCGCGCCGCAGGCCGGCGGCCGGCTGCTGTCATGGCACATCGACGGCCAGTCCGCCATCTATTGGCCAGACGACGCGAACTGGGCCGAACCCGCGCGGGTGCGCGGCGGCAATCCGCTTTTGTTCCCGTTTCTGGGACGCCATCGCGTGGACGGCGAAATCGGCCGCTGGCGCAGCGCCGACGGCACGGTCCGCAACGTGCCGATGCACGGCTTCGCGCGCGACCTGCCCTTCGCGGCTCAGCCCGACGCGGACGGTCACGGCGTACGGCTCACGCTCACCGATAGCGAGGCCACGCGCGTGGGCTACCCGTTCGGCTTCCGTTTCGAAGCCACATATCGCCTCGTCGACGCCCATACGCTCGATGTCGTGCTGACGACTACGAACACGGGCACACAGACCCAGCCCTCCCTGCCCTACTATGCGGGCCATCACTTCTACTTCACGCTGCCGCACGAGCAGCGCGCCGGAACGACGCTCGAATTGCCGCGCACGCAACGCCGCCACCAGTTGCCGGACGGCACCATCAGCGCGCCGGAGGCCGGTGCGCAGCGCTACACGCTCGACGAAGCGCGCATCCACGATCGCTTCCACTGTCTCGACGGCACGCCCGATACGCCGGTACGCGTAATCGCCCCCGGTCTGAACCGGACGATCACGATCGATCTGCGTCGCCCGGGCTCCGTACCGTGGTACGCGGTGACGACCTGGACCGAGCGCCCGGAATCGGACTTCTACTGCGTCGAACCGTGGCTCGGCCTGCCCGATGCGATCCACAACGGTCTCGGCCTACGCTGGCTCGCACCGGGCGCGACCGAAGAGGCCGCACTGCGCATCACCGTCGGCGCACTACGATAA
- a CDS encoding undecaprenyl-diphosphate phosphatase, with protein sequence MSFSFLIFLSVLQGVTELFPVSSLGHTLLVPALFGMHIDKHAPQLLPFLVALHLGTALALLLYFHKRWIALVRGFFSSLAGRHNDDGHMMWALIIGTIPAGIVGLVLEKRLERIFHDLRIVAIALIINGLLLWVGDRLQRSRAHRLPEKLTFRQAFLVGLAQIGALVPGFSRSGLTMIAGNAAGLTAEKAAEFSFLLGTPIIFAAGLLELPKLFHAPGQLGDALVGGVLTGIAAWLSIRFLMRYFEGRGRLASFGIYCAIAGAAFLAWFMLHPQPV encoded by the coding sequence GTGAGCTTTTCGTTCCTGATTTTTTTGAGCGTGTTGCAGGGCGTCACTGAACTTTTCCCTGTCAGCAGTCTCGGACACACCCTCCTCGTGCCCGCGCTGTTCGGCATGCACATCGACAAGCATGCGCCGCAACTGCTGCCCTTCCTCGTGGCGCTGCATCTGGGCACCGCACTCGCACTGCTGCTGTATTTTCACAAGCGGTGGATCGCGCTGGTCCGCGGCTTTTTCAGTTCGCTCGCAGGACGACACAACGACGACGGTCACATGATGTGGGCGCTCATCATCGGGACCATTCCGGCCGGGATCGTCGGTCTCGTGCTCGAAAAGCGGCTCGAACGCATCTTTCACGACCTGCGGATCGTGGCGATCGCGCTGATCATCAATGGACTGCTGCTCTGGGTCGGCGACAGGCTGCAGCGCTCGCGCGCACATCGTCTGCCGGAAAAGCTGACTTTCCGGCAGGCGTTCCTGGTGGGCCTTGCGCAAATCGGCGCGCTGGTTCCCGGTTTCTCGCGCAGCGGCCTGACGATGATCGCCGGCAACGCGGCGGGCCTCACCGCGGAAAAGGCCGCCGAGTTTTCGTTCCTGCTCGGCACGCCGATCATCTTCGCGGCCGGGCTGCTGGAACTGCCGAAGCTCTTTCACGCGCCGGGCCAGTTGGGAGACGCGCTCGTGGGCGGCGTACTGACCGGCATTGCGGCGTGGCTCAGCATCCGCTTTTTGATGCGCTACTTCGAAGGCCGCGGCCGTCTTGCGTCGTTCGGCATCTATTGCGCGATTGCCGGCGCGGCGTTTCTTGCCTGGTTCATGCTCCATCCGCAACCGGTGTAA
- a CDS encoding ShlB/FhaC/HecB family hemolysin secretion/activation protein, which yields MSKSKFGRTSQGFAEGRCARWRSVKPFAVVCATLLVALPVHLAHAQSNDPLGEQEQHRRAQEQATERERALHAPNVALQPVERAPEDDGKVPAETPCFKVEELTLEVPPGLSDIVEAAGARALSPNPLFPGELTFASGYLQRYRGQCVGREGLNLIVHRVMARIIEKGYSTTRVVIGAQDISTGKLKLQLIPGVISAIRFADPSTYGTWRNAFPTKAGDLLNLRNLEQGLEQMKRVPNQDVDMQIVPGPAAGESDVVITVKRTKPWSLSVSADDSGLRSTGQLQGSVSLTLDNPLGLSDLLNIGYSHDINGHTSQYGTHGSSAYYSIPWGNWTFTATGSQYDYHQQIAGAFTTLVSSGKSSNFDVKAEYQFYRNQVQKNMVEFRVGKRFSEAFIDGTEIDVQHRDNSYAEVGWEHKHYFGAAQLDSTLAYRWGVPWFGAQADLPGVGAPTYYYHMETLDATLSVPFAIAGFPLRYTATVRAQNTPNVLYPTEYFSIGSRYTVRGFDGDTMLAAEKGVFMRNELEVPISRLGQAVYVGLDGGEVFGPEANNLLGRRLVGAVIGLRGSAFKHVSYDVFIGGPLYQPERFPNHWPVAGFSVSFML from the coding sequence ATGAGCAAGAGCAAATTCGGCCGGACCTCCCAAGGGTTCGCAGAGGGCAGGTGCGCGCGTTGGCGCAGCGTCAAGCCGTTCGCAGTGGTATGTGCGACCCTGCTTGTCGCCTTGCCTGTCCATCTCGCGCACGCGCAATCCAACGATCCGCTCGGCGAGCAGGAACAGCATCGGCGGGCGCAGGAGCAGGCGACCGAGCGTGAGCGCGCGCTACACGCGCCCAACGTTGCGCTTCAGCCCGTCGAACGCGCACCGGAAGACGACGGCAAGGTGCCTGCCGAAACGCCGTGCTTCAAGGTCGAAGAGTTGACGCTGGAAGTGCCACCCGGCCTGAGCGATATCGTGGAGGCGGCTGGTGCTCGCGCGCTGTCGCCCAATCCGCTCTTTCCCGGCGAGCTGACGTTCGCGAGCGGTTACCTCCAGCGCTATCGCGGTCAATGCGTGGGGCGAGAGGGGCTGAACCTCATCGTGCATCGGGTGATGGCCCGCATCATCGAGAAGGGCTACTCGACAACGCGTGTCGTCATCGGCGCGCAGGACATCTCGACCGGCAAACTGAAGCTCCAGCTGATTCCCGGCGTGATCAGCGCGATCCGTTTTGCCGATCCGTCGACGTACGGCACCTGGCGCAACGCATTCCCGACGAAGGCAGGCGACCTGTTGAACCTGCGCAATCTCGAGCAGGGCCTCGAGCAGATGAAGCGCGTGCCGAACCAGGACGTCGACATGCAGATCGTGCCGGGACCGGCGGCCGGCGAAAGCGACGTCGTGATTACCGTGAAGCGCACCAAGCCGTGGTCGCTCTCCGTGAGTGCCGACGACAGCGGACTCAGGTCCACGGGCCAGTTACAGGGCAGCGTGAGCCTCACGCTCGACAATCCGCTGGGCCTGTCCGATCTGCTCAACATCGGCTACAGCCACGACATCAACGGCCACACGAGCCAGTACGGCACCCACGGCAGCAGCGCGTATTACTCGATTCCCTGGGGCAACTGGACGTTCACGGCGACGGGCAGCCAGTACGACTACCACCAGCAGATCGCCGGCGCGTTCACAACGCTCGTCTCGAGCGGCAAATCAAGCAACTTCGACGTGAAGGCGGAGTACCAGTTCTACCGCAACCAGGTGCAGAAGAACATGGTGGAGTTCCGCGTCGGCAAACGCTTCAGCGAAGCGTTCATCGACGGCACGGAGATCGACGTCCAGCATCGCGACAACAGCTACGCGGAAGTCGGCTGGGAGCACAAGCACTACTTCGGCGCGGCGCAGCTCGACAGCACGCTGGCGTATCGCTGGGGCGTGCCGTGGTTCGGCGCACAGGCCGATCTGCCCGGCGTCGGCGCACCGACGTACTACTACCACATGGAAACGCTCGACGCGACCTTGAGCGTGCCATTCGCCATCGCTGGTTTTCCGCTGCGCTACACCGCGACCGTGCGGGCCCAGAACACGCCGAACGTGCTCTATCCCACCGAGTATTTCTCGATCGGCAGCCGCTATACGGTGCGCGGCTTCGATGGCGACACCATGCTCGCCGCCGAGAAAGGCGTGTTCATGCGCAACGAGCTGGAAGTCCCCATTTCGCGCCTGGGCCAGGCCGTGTACGTCGGGCTCGACGGCGGCGAGGTCTTTGGTCCCGAGGCCAACAACCTGCTGGGTCGCCGACTCGTTGGCGCTGTGATCGGCCTGCGCGGCAGCGCGTTCAAACACGTCAGTTACGACGTCTTCATCGGCGGTCCGTTGTACCAGCCCGAACGTTTCCCGAACCACTGGCCCGTTGCGGGCTTCAGCGTGAGCTTCATGCTATGA